In a genomic window of Streptomyces sp. SJL17-4:
- a CDS encoding TetR/AcrR family transcriptional regulator, translating into MTTGVRRRMGVEERKQQLIGVALELFSHRSPDEVSIDEIAAAAGISRPLVYHYFPGKQSLYEAALRRAADELAARFVEPPQGPLGARLLRVMGRFFDFVDDHGPGFAALMRGGPAVGSSTTNAMIDEVRHAAYVQILAHLGVENPSARLELVVRSWVSLAESTALIWLDGRRVPRAELELQLVHDFAALAAVSAAYDADMAEILVGILADEPADGPFGELVARLVALVPTVSGDLASVPDQRLR; encoded by the coding sequence ATGACGACCGGGGTGCGCCGCAGAATGGGCGTCGAGGAGCGCAAGCAGCAGTTGATCGGGGTTGCCCTCGAACTCTTCAGCCACCGCTCTCCCGACGAGGTCTCCATCGACGAGATCGCCGCGGCCGCGGGGATCTCGCGGCCGCTGGTCTACCACTACTTCCCCGGCAAGCAGAGCCTCTACGAGGCGGCCCTCCGGCGCGCGGCCGACGAGTTGGCGGCCAGGTTCGTGGAGCCGCCGCAGGGGCCGCTGGGGGCGCGGCTGTTGCGGGTGATGGGCCGGTTCTTCGACTTCGTCGACGACCACGGGCCGGGATTCGCGGCGTTGATGCGGGGCGGGCCCGCGGTGGGTTCCTCGACGACGAACGCGATGATCGACGAGGTGCGGCACGCCGCGTACGTGCAGATCCTCGCCCATCTCGGGGTCGAGAACCCCTCGGCCCGGCTGGAGTTGGTCGTCCGGTCCTGGGTGTCGCTCGCCGAGTCGACGGCGCTGATCTGGCTGGACGGGCGCCGGGTACCGCGCGCGGAGCTGGAGTTGCAGCTGGTGCACGACTTCGCGGCGCTCGCGGCGGTGAGTGCCGCGTACGACGCGGACATGGCGGAGATCCTGGTCGGCATCCTCGCGGACGAGCCGGCCGACGGCCCCTTCGGGGAGCTGGTGGCCCGGCTCGTCGCGCTCGTTCCGACGGTGTCGGGCGACCTGGCCTCCGTACCCGATCAGCGCTTGCGGTAG
- a CDS encoding isomerase: MPQITVDYTAPLERRAFAAALHPFVVKTVDTTLDACKTRFREVEEFLVGDGTPRDVIVHVEIALLPGRSDELKAQLAEGVLDLLPHYLWTTDGVRLSVEVRDLEPSYRKR, translated from the coding sequence ATGCCGCAGATCACCGTCGACTACACCGCACCCCTCGAACGCCGCGCCTTCGCAGCCGCCCTGCACCCGTTCGTCGTGAAGACGGTCGACACGACGCTCGACGCCTGCAAGACCCGCTTCCGGGAGGTCGAGGAATTCCTCGTCGGCGACGGAACGCCCCGGGACGTCATCGTGCACGTAGAGATCGCCCTGCTGCCCGGCCGTTCGGACGAACTCAAGGCCCAGCTGGCGGAAGGCGTGCTCGACCTGCTGCCCCACTACCTCTGGACCACGGACGGCGTACGCCTCTCCGTCGAGGTCCGCGACCTCGAACCGTCCTACCGCAAGCGCTGA
- a CDS encoding GNAT family N-acetyltransferase codes for MTTQVTFRQADDGDLDLLVGLFDGAARWMARNGIDQWKPGGKSAEHFRGRIAAGEVWLARHAGRTVGAYELWWEDEQAWGPQPPVAGYVHRLMTDRGAAPAGTGRALLAHAEGRIAAGGRAVARLDCVSSNPRLRTYYEAAGYRVVGEEPGKLAADGTRYGVTLMERAITLP; via the coding sequence ATGACGACACAAGTGACCTTCCGGCAGGCGGACGACGGCGACCTGGACCTTCTGGTGGGGCTGTTCGACGGGGCAGCCCGCTGGATGGCGCGGAACGGGATCGACCAGTGGAAGCCGGGCGGGAAGAGCGCGGAGCACTTCCGGGGACGCATCGCCGCCGGTGAGGTGTGGCTTGCCCGCCACGCGGGCCGCACGGTCGGCGCGTACGAGCTGTGGTGGGAGGACGAGCAGGCCTGGGGGCCGCAGCCGCCGGTCGCCGGCTATGTCCACCGGCTGATGACGGACCGGGGAGCGGCGCCCGCCGGGACCGGACGGGCGCTGCTCGCCCACGCGGAGGGACGGATCGCGGCCGGCGGGCGGGCGGTCGCCCGCCTCGACTGCGTGTCGAGCAACCCGCGGCTCCGTACGTACTACGAAGCCGCGGGCTACCGGGTCGTCGGCGAGGAGCCGGGGAAGCTCGCCGCCGACGGCACGCGTTACGGGGTCACGCTCATGGAGCGGGCGATCACCCTGCCGTGA